A region from the Thermodesulfobacteriota bacterium genome encodes:
- a CDS encoding 4Fe-4S dicluster domain-containing protein, with the protein MDPVKRKLFNLDQYQVPRGKVQIISERCKGCGLCLEYCPNKVLAWSTDYNFKGYRYPVIEETEEKYCISCRFCEEVCPDFAIYVTTEPELTAKPQSTQRK; encoded by the coding sequence ATGGACCCGGTAAAACGCAAATTATTCAATCTGGATCAATATCAGGTCCCCCGCGGCAAGGTGCAGATCATTTCCGAACGCTGCAAGGGCTGTGGCCTCTGCCTTGAGTACTGTCCGAATAAGGTCCTGGCCTGGTCAACGGACTACAACTTCAAAGGCTACCGTTATCCGGTGATCGAAGAGACAGAAGAGAAATATTGCATATCCTGCCGTTTCTGCGAAGAGGTATGCCCGGATTTCGCTATCTATGTGACTACAGAACCAGAACTCACCGCAAAGCCGCAAAGTACGCAGAGGAAGTAA
- a CDS encoding 2-oxoacid:acceptor oxidoreductase subunit alpha, translated as MGKDVLTGTYFLTGNEACAAGALAAGCRFFAGYPITPSSEIAERMSIRLPQVGGVYIQMEDEIASMAAILGASWAGAKSMTATSGPGISLMLENIGLGVMTETPCVVVNVMRGGPSTGLPTLVGQADVMQARWGSHGDYEIIALSPSSPQEAFDYTIRAFNLAETWRVPVILLMDEVVGHMRERVVIPEKKDIKVANRRGPSEPPGKFKIFKSKKDLIPEMPVAGQGYAVHVTGLTHDERGYPAIEWEAQEKLVSRLVQKIRLNSDKIAAWEETGVEGAEIVLVSYGISTRICRAVREMAREKGLNLGLLRLEVIWPFPEKRVRELAGRIKAFLTVEINYGQIALEVERCAAGKCITRLVGHGGGTVHDPKKVFEAVEEIAS; from the coding sequence ATGGGGAAGGATGTACTTACAGGGACTTATTTTCTGACCGGGAATGAGGCCTGCGCGGCCGGGGCGCTGGCCGCCGGTTGCCGTTTCTTCGCCGGTTATCCCATCACGCCATCCAGTGAGATAGCGGAACGGATGTCCATCCGCCTTCCCCAGGTAGGGGGAGTCTATATCCAGATGGAAGACGAGATCGCCTCTATGGCCGCCATACTGGGCGCATCCTGGGCCGGGGCCAAGAGTATGACCGCCACCTCCGGGCCGGGCATCAGCCTCATGCTGGAAAATATCGGTCTCGGGGTAATGACGGAAACACCCTGCGTCGTGGTCAACGTTATGCGCGGCGGGCCTTCCACCGGCCTTCCCACCCTGGTTGGACAGGCCGACGTCATGCAGGCCAGATGGGGAAGCCACGGCGACTACGAGATTATAGCCCTTTCTCCTTCCTCACCGCAGGAGGCCTTCGACTACACCATAAGGGCCTTTAACCTGGCGGAGACTTGGCGCGTACCGGTAATCCTGCTCATGGACGAAGTAGTGGGACACATGCGCGAGCGCGTGGTCATCCCTGAGAAAAAGGATATAAAGGTGGCGAACAGACGGGGGCCGAGCGAACCCCCCGGCAAATTTAAGATATTTAAGTCTAAAAAGGATCTCATCCCGGAGATGCCCGTGGCCGGACAGGGATATGCCGTTCATGTCACCGGCCTTACCCATGATGAACGGGGCTACCCGGCGATAGAATGGGAGGCGCAGGAAAAGCTGGTATCCCGTCTCGTGCAAAAGATCCGCCTCAATTCCGACAAGATTGCGGCATGGGAAGAAACCGGCGTGGAGGGGGCTGAGATTGTCCTTGTCTCTTATGGCATCTCCACCCGGATATGCCGCGCCGTTCGGGAAATGGCCCGTGAGAAGGGCCTGAATCTTGGCCTGCTCCGATTAGAAGTAATCTGGCCCTTCCCGGAAAAACGGGTACGAGAGCTGGCCGGCCGCATCAAGGCCTTTCTCACCGTGGAAATCAACTACGGCCAGATCGCTTTGGAGGTAGAGCGTTGCGCTGCCGGTAAATGTATAACGCGCCTCGTTGGACATGGCGGCGGAACGGTCCATGACCCCAAAAAAGTCTTTGAGGCCGTTGAGGAGATAGCGTCATGA